In one window of Accipiter gentilis chromosome 28, bAccGen1.1, whole genome shotgun sequence DNA:
- the LOC126051508 gene encoding cytochrome c oxidase assembly factor 6 homolog isoform X2, translated as MSAPTMEERKACWGARDEFWQCLDRHGDDASQCEKLRLSFESRCPQQWVKHFDKRRDFLKYKRKLETEGYHPPEAAGKS; from the exons ATGTCGGCGCCGACGATGGAGGAGAGGAAGGCCTGCTGGGGGGCCCGGGACGAGTTCTGGCAGTGCTTGGATAGGCACGGGGACGATGCCTCCCAGTGCGAGAAGCTGCGGCTGTCCTTCGAGTCCCGCTGTCCGCAGCAGTGG gTTAAACATTTTGACAAAAgaagagactttttaaaatataaaagaaagctTGAAACAGAAGGCTATCATCCTCCAGAAGCTGCTGGAAAGTCATAG
- the LOC126051508 gene encoding uncharacterized protein LOC126051508 isoform X1, giving the protein MSAPTMEERKACWGARDEFWQCLDRHGDDASQCEKLRLSFESRCPQQWVSSSRRGLPQPLLGARRAPSGLSGSQHRQGTALAFFTAATAASRTAERARPYAFSEISLHPRQVLNILTKEETF; this is encoded by the exons ATGTCGGCGCCGACGATGGAGGAGAGGAAGGCCTGCTGGGGGGCCCGGGACGAGTTCTGGCAGTGCTTGGATAGGCACGGGGACGATGCCTCCCAGTGCGAGAAGCTGCGGCTGTCCTTCGAGTCCCGCTGTCCGCAGCAGTGGGTGAGCAGCAGCCGCCGCGGCCTCCCGCAGCCCCTGCTAGGGGCACGCCGCGCTCCTTCGGGCCTTAGTGGCAGCCAGCACCGGCAAGGAACTGCACTCGCCTTCTTCACGGCGGCAACGGCCGCCTCTCGGACCGCAGAACGAGCGCGGCCTTACGCTTTCTCAGAGATAAGCCTGCACCCTCGTCAAGT gTTAAACATTTTGACAAAAgaagagactttttaa